A single genomic interval of Terriglobia bacterium harbors:
- a CDS encoding class I SAM-dependent methyltransferase yields MAHRICPWWLGYLLANPIRRLWHNPRAILQSSVQEGMLVLEPGCGMGFFTLELARLVGRNGKVIAVDVQPRMIAGLKRRARKAGLLERIEVRLAQADRMGLDDLDGTVDFALAFAMIHELPDAGRFLGEMHRALGPQRKLLVAEPRGHVKETDFAALMETAKRAGFRVADGPYIRSSWTAIIKRA; encoded by the coding sequence ATGGCACACAGGATATGCCCTTGGTGGCTCGGTTACCTTCTGGCCAACCCGATTCGGCGGCTGTGGCACAATCCGCGCGCAATCCTGCAGTCGTCTGTGCAGGAGGGGATGCTTGTGCTCGAGCCCGGCTGCGGCATGGGATTTTTCACCCTCGAGCTGGCGCGACTCGTGGGCCGGAATGGCAAAGTAATCGCCGTCGATGTGCAGCCGAGAATGATTGCAGGGCTGAAACGCCGCGCCCGCAAAGCGGGCCTCCTCGAACGGATCGAGGTGCGCCTTGCGCAGGCCGACAGAATGGGTTTGGATGATCTCGACGGCACAGTCGATTTCGCACTCGCTTTTGCCATGATTCATGAGTTGCCGGACGCAGGCCGGTTCCTGGGCGAGATGCACCGCGCGCTCGGGCCGCAGCGAAAGCTCCTGGTGGCGGAACCAAGGGGGCATGTAAAGGAGACCGACTTCGCTGCCTTGATGGAAACAGCAAAGCGCGCCGGATTCCGGGTGGCGGATGGGCCATATATCCGCTCGAGCTGGACGGCCATTATTAAGCGCGCATGA
- a CDS encoding tetratricopeptide repeat protein: MRRNCCSAVVVFLSSFSLALAQVSASAPAISQLKLGNACYAKGEMDQAIAHYDAALRADSCFADAYFHRGNAFYAKGDFESAVADYDRAIQLNPGCAEAYNNRGLILRSKGKGEQATADFSRAIRLNPYLEEAYNNRGIARREKGDLRGAIDDFNQALRINSHTAAIYSNRAVAKFLKGDMDGAIEDHSKAIKLNPLLAVAYSNRGVALEAKGRVDQALNDYDRAIELDPKLADAYENRAAIRQARREYADAIKDYDRVIEINPRSAVGYANRGIILLIEGQKDEAQKDFERCLQLNEKLKPTLGRRIQEISGKAGLRRNL, from the coding sequence ATGCGACGCAATTGCTGTTCGGCTGTTGTCGTTTTTCTCTCCTCTTTTTCCCTGGCCCTTGCTCAAGTCTCAGCTTCGGCCCCAGCGATATCCCAGCTTAAACTCGGCAATGCCTGCTATGCCAAAGGGGAGATGGACCAAGCCATCGCTCACTACGATGCCGCGCTTCGGGCGGATTCATGCTTTGCCGACGCCTATTTTCACCGCGGCAATGCTTTCTATGCCAAAGGGGACTTTGAGAGTGCCGTTGCCGATTATGATCGCGCGATTCAGCTCAACCCTGGCTGCGCAGAGGCATACAACAACCGCGGTCTCATTTTGAGAAGCAAGGGCAAAGGAGAGCAAGCGACTGCAGACTTCAGCCGCGCCATCCGACTGAACCCATACCTTGAAGAGGCATACAACAACCGCGGCATCGCGCGCCGGGAAAAGGGAGATCTGCGCGGAGCCATTGATGATTTCAATCAGGCTTTGCGGATCAACTCCCACACTGCCGCGATCTACTCAAACCGGGCCGTTGCCAAATTCCTGAAGGGCGATATGGATGGAGCGATTGAAGATCACAGCAAGGCGATCAAGCTCAATCCTCTTCTGGCAGTGGCCTACAGCAATCGTGGGGTTGCGCTCGAAGCCAAAGGGCGTGTGGACCAGGCGTTGAATGACTACGACAGGGCGATTGAGCTTGACCCGAAATTGGCGGATGCGTATGAGAATCGCGCTGCCATACGACAAGCCAGGCGGGAATATGCCGACGCCATCAAAGACTACGATCGCGTGATCGAGATCAACCCTCGTTCCGCTGTCGGCTATGCAAACCGAGGAATCATCCTGCTGATCGAGGGACAGAAGGACGAAGCGCAGAAGGATTTCGAGCGCTGTCTGCAATTGAATGAAAAACTGAAACCCACCCTCGGGCGGCGCATCCAGGAGATTTCGGGTAAGGCTGGATTAAGAAGAAACCTGTAG
- a CDS encoding Ppx/GppA family phosphatase, producing the protein MRVAAIDLGSNSFHMLVVEVLGPTSFETVLAEKMMIQLGKKALVSGRLDPETMERGLQCLDEFRRMALARRVERTIAVATSAIREAENGEEFLHRARARSGMSVRVISGREEARLVHLAVSRHIDLNKTRALIVDLGGGSVEFTVGDAGRIYYSSSHKLGFLRLHGRFVSSDPVTKREERLLATFMKDSLAAPLSHIRKHHVDRVIVTSGSATTLLRVAQQRRGERSGTANPSTTVGRNEIRAFLADMIRLPALECAKRFDLDPLRAEYFPIALLCLDSVLEGIGAKDITVCPIALREGLIYDFLARTRPHAFVQRSTQDLRQVAVVDLATRCRYPAEHSHKVALLAGQIFKQTAHLHGLGDAEAKLLQYACILHDIGYHIGYSQHHKHGYYLVMSCDLHGFAHDERHVLAQLVRYHRRAVPKTSHPEFAALPPSKRRIVSYLAAILRIADGLDQSHFSNVVAVKCRSRKKDLKFTLVTSADHADIDLDLYMAKRHARYFEKLFNVETSFATARPAAGHGAQRN; encoded by the coding sequence ATGCGAGTTGCGGCAATCGATTTGGGGTCCAATTCATTTCACATGCTGGTTGTCGAGGTTCTCGGCCCCACCTCGTTTGAGACCGTGCTCGCAGAAAAAATGATGATCCAGCTGGGCAAGAAAGCCCTCGTAAGCGGGCGGCTGGATCCCGAGACCATGGAGCGGGGCCTGCAATGTCTAGATGAGTTCCGCCGCATGGCGCTGGCCAGGCGTGTGGAACGAACGATCGCCGTGGCCACCAGCGCCATTCGAGAAGCCGAAAACGGCGAGGAGTTTCTGCATCGTGCCCGCGCGCGCAGCGGCATGTCTGTCCGTGTCATCTCGGGACGAGAAGAAGCGCGTCTGGTTCATCTGGCGGTCAGCCGGCATATTGACCTCAATAAGACCCGGGCCCTGATTGTCGATTTGGGCGGGGGCAGCGTGGAGTTTACCGTGGGGGATGCCGGCCGGATTTACTATTCCAGCAGTCATAAGCTCGGATTTCTGCGCCTTCATGGCCGTTTTGTCTCCAGCGACCCGGTCACAAAGCGCGAGGAGCGACTGCTCGCCACCTTCATGAAAGATTCACTGGCGGCTCCGCTTTCGCACATTCGCAAGCATCATGTCGATCGGGTCATCGTGACCAGCGGATCTGCCACAACGTTGCTGCGGGTCGCCCAGCAACGCCGAGGTGAGAGAAGCGGAACGGCAAATCCTTCTACGACTGTCGGCCGCAATGAGATTCGTGCGTTTCTTGCGGACATGATCCGGCTCCCTGCCCTGGAATGCGCGAAGCGATTTGACCTGGATCCCCTGAGAGCCGAATACTTTCCCATCGCTTTGCTCTGCCTGGATTCCGTTCTTGAGGGGATCGGCGCCAAAGACATCACGGTGTGCCCGATCGCACTGCGGGAGGGACTGATTTACGATTTCCTTGCCAGGACCAGGCCGCATGCCTTCGTTCAGAGATCCACACAGGACTTACGCCAGGTAGCGGTGGTCGATCTGGCAACCCGATGCCGCTATCCTGCTGAGCATTCTCACAAGGTAGCCCTCCTGGCGGGTCAGATATTCAAGCAAACAGCCCACCTGCACGGCCTGGGGGACGCCGAAGCAAAGCTGCTGCAATATGCCTGTATTCTCCATGACATCGGGTACCACATCGGGTATTCCCAGCACCACAAGCACGGCTACTATCTGGTCATGAGCTGCGATCTGCATGGCTTTGCACATGATGAGAGGCATGTTCTGGCACAGCTGGTGCGATACCACCGGCGCGCGGTGCCGAAAACGTCGCATCCTGAATTTGCCGCTTTGCCGCCATCCAAGCGCAGAATCGTCAGCTATCTCGCCGCAATTCTTCGAATTGCCGATGGTCTGGACCAGAGTCACTTTTCAAACGTGGTCGCGGTGAAGTGCCGCTCGAGGAAAAAGGACCTCAAATTCACTCTCGTGACCAGCGCCGACCATGCCGATATCGATCTGGATCTGTACATGGCCAAGCGCCATGCCCGGTATTTCGAAAAGCTCTTCAATGTGGAAACTTCATTTGCTACCGCCAGGCCTGCCGCCGGACATGGTGCGCAGCGGAATTGA
- a CDS encoding arsenate reductase ArsC, whose product MQAATERIKVLFLCTGNSCRSQMAEGWTRRLKGPLIEPYSAGIEAHGLNAGAVKVMAEVGIDISEHRSKRVDELRSIPFDYVVTVCDHAEESCPVFPGKVKCVHVSFEDPPRLAANASTEEEALQHYRRVRDEIRAFVEKLPGALSQEILP is encoded by the coding sequence ATGCAGGCAGCAACGGAAAGAATCAAAGTCCTGTTCCTCTGCACCGGCAATTCCTGCCGAAGTCAAATGGCGGAAGGCTGGACGCGCCGGCTCAAGGGCCCGCTGATCGAACCATATTCAGCTGGCATCGAGGCGCACGGGTTGAACGCCGGGGCAGTAAAGGTCATGGCGGAAGTGGGTATTGATATCTCGGAGCATCGCTCGAAACGCGTAGATGAACTGCGAAGCATCCCGTTCGATTACGTCGTGACTGTTTGCGACCACGCCGAAGAAAGCTGCCCGGTCTTCCCCGGAAAGGTCAAATGCGTACACGTCAGTTTCGAAGATCCACCCAGATTGGCTGCGAACGCCAGCACGGAAGAAGAGGCCCTGCAACATTACCGTCGTGTGCGAGATGAGATTCGTGCGTTCGTGGAAAAACTGCCCGGCGCATTATCACAAGAGATCTTGCCATAG